Proteins encoded in a region of the Halosimplex halophilum genome:
- a CDS encoding bacterio-opsin activator domain-containing protein, with protein MTRTEGERSGTSGDCACDPSVVADEGFFRALVESASDAVVTVDETGGIVFANPATAEVFGHEPESLVGRSVTAFLPGGDRPRVREAFEALRSGPEAPTEWEGIETVCRHRDGRLVPVELSLRAHRDGERQLLTAVVRDVSDRHAERIERRRERDLTEQLLRTVPTGLVVLSAAGVIERMNDRAGEILGVDPATVVGDDRDTDAWRLLDADGDPVPPDERVFQRARDAGRPVTEVEQRVERADGSRVWVRVSAAPLTDGEGGDRVVVVVEDISGQKERERRLREQNEQLERLDRINAVIRGIDQALVRATTRREIDEAVCEALAAADPYLAAWIGDVSAGSDEVTPRAHGGDVADYLDAISVTRSSEPVGSGPASRAIRSRSVQVTHDVNTDPAFEGARAAAAAHGVRSAASVPLVYDGTIYGVLTVYADEPGVFDATEQAVLGELGATIGHAINAVTTRQALVADRVTELRLAVDDDRHFFSALSAALDCEVAFEGATVQADETFRYYLTVAGADPDDVLGFADGFAGVESARVVSVGPDGECLLEATLDAGSAFGVVASHGGAVRSASATGGSCEIVAELPVAADVRAVVEALREAFDGIEVRAQRDRERAGTDSVPSGTSLDADLTERQRTALETAYYAGFFEWPRESTGEEVAESLGVSAPTFHRHLRVAERKLLAARFGDEPTDE; from the coding sequence ATGACACGGACAGAGGGGGAGCGTTCGGGGACGAGCGGGGACTGCGCCTGCGACCCGTCGGTCGTCGCGGACGAGGGGTTCTTCCGGGCGCTGGTCGAGAGCGCGTCGGACGCGGTCGTGACCGTCGACGAGACGGGCGGGATCGTCTTCGCCAACCCGGCCACGGCGGAGGTGTTCGGCCACGAGCCCGAGTCGCTGGTCGGCCGGTCGGTGACGGCGTTCCTGCCGGGGGGCGACCGGCCGCGGGTCCGCGAGGCCTTCGAGGCGCTGCGGTCGGGGCCGGAGGCGCCGACGGAGTGGGAGGGGATCGAGACCGTCTGTCGGCACCGCGACGGCCGGCTCGTCCCGGTCGAGCTGTCGCTGCGGGCCCACCGGGACGGCGAGCGGCAGTTACTGACCGCCGTCGTCCGCGACGTGTCCGACCGTCACGCCGAACGGATCGAGCGCCGCCGCGAGCGGGACCTGACCGAGCAGCTGCTGCGGACGGTCCCGACGGGCCTGGTCGTGCTCTCGGCGGCGGGCGTCATCGAGCGGATGAACGACCGGGCGGGCGAGATCCTGGGCGTCGACCCCGCGACGGTGGTCGGCGACGACCGGGACACCGACGCCTGGCGGCTGCTGGACGCCGACGGCGACCCCGTCCCGCCCGACGAGCGGGTGTTCCAGCGGGCCCGGGACGCCGGGCGGCCGGTGACGGAGGTCGAACAGCGGGTCGAGCGGGCGGACGGCTCGCGCGTCTGGGTGCGGGTCAGCGCGGCGCCGCTGACCGACGGCGAGGGCGGCGACCGCGTGGTGGTGGTCGTCGAGGACATCTCCGGACAGAAGGAGCGCGAGCGCCGCCTGCGCGAGCAGAACGAGCAGCTCGAACGCCTCGACCGGATCAACGCCGTCATCCGGGGGATCGACCAGGCGCTGGTGCGGGCGACGACGCGCCGGGAGATCGACGAGGCGGTCTGCGAGGCGCTGGCCGCGGCCGACCCGTACCTGGCGGCCTGGATCGGCGACGTGAGCGCCGGCAGCGACGAGGTGACCCCGCGGGCCCACGGCGGCGACGTGGCCGACTACCTCGACGCGATCTCGGTCACGCGGTCGTCCGAACCCGTCGGTTCCGGGCCCGCGAGCCGTGCGATCCGGTCGCGGTCGGTGCAGGTCACCCACGACGTGAACACCGACCCGGCCTTCGAGGGGGCGCGGGCGGCCGCCGCCGCCCACGGGGTCCGCTCGGCGGCCAGCGTCCCGCTGGTGTACGACGGGACGATCTACGGCGTGTTGACCGTCTACGCGGACGAACCGGGGGTCTTCGACGCCACCGAGCAGGCGGTGCTCGGCGAGCTCGGGGCGACGATCGGCCACGCGATCAACGCGGTGACCACCCGACAGGCGCTGGTGGCCGACCGCGTGACGGAACTGCGGCTGGCGGTCGACGACGACCGCCACTTCTTCTCGGCGCTGTCGGCCGCGCTGGACTGCGAGGTGGCCTTCGAGGGCGCGACCGTCCAGGCCGACGAGACGTTCCGCTACTACCTGACCGTCGCGGGGGCGGACCCGGACGACGTGCTCGGGTTCGCCGACGGGTTCGCGGGCGTCGAGTCGGCCCGCGTCGTCAGCGTCGGTCCCGACGGGGAGTGCCTGCTGGAGGCGACGCTCGACGCCGGGAGCGCGTTCGGCGTCGTCGCGAGCCACGGCGGCGCGGTCCGGTCGGCGTCGGCGACCGGCGGCAGCTGCGAGATCGTGGCCGAACTCCCGGTGGCGGCCGACGTACGCGCCGTCGTCGAGGCGCTCCGCGAGGCCTTCGACGGCATCGAGGTCCGCGCCCAGCGCGACCGGGAACGCGCGGGGACCGACTCGGTCCCCTCGGGGACCTCGCTCGACGCCGACCTGACCGAACGCCAGCGGACCGCCCTGGAGACCGCCTACTACGCCGGCTTCTTCGAGTGGCCCCGCGAGTCCACCGGGGAGGAGGTCGCCGAGTCGCTGGGCGTCTCCGCGCCCACCTTCCACAGGCATCTCAGGGTCGCCGAGCGGAAGCTACTCGCCGCCCGCTTCGGCGACGAGCCGACGGACGAGTGA
- a CDS encoding DUF7344 domain-containing protein: MGRNHHEALEPAADATASDETDALFAVLSNADRRFVLSHLAQRETPPALDPLAGALATWNDDRSREDARIALHHVHLPKLEDAGLVTYGDTVELTDDADASLDLVDDV; encoded by the coding sequence ATGGGACGCAACCACCACGAGGCCCTCGAACCGGCCGCCGACGCCACAGCGAGTGACGAGACGGACGCGCTGTTCGCCGTCCTCTCGAACGCAGACCGCCGGTTCGTGCTCTCGCATCTCGCCCAGCGGGAGACGCCGCCGGCCCTCGACCCCCTCGCCGGCGCGCTCGCGACGTGGAACGACGACCGCTCCCGGGAGGACGCCCGCATCGCGCTCCACCACGTCCACCTGCCGAAACTGGAGGACGCGGGGCTGGTCACCTACGGCGACACCGTCGAACTGACCGACGACGCCGACGCGTCGCTGGACCTGGTCGACGACGTCTGA